In the genome of Candidatus Methylomirabilota bacterium, the window TACGACCAGCGCCATCGGCGTCGCATGGCTATGAAGGGCCAGCGCGGGTTCGAGTTCCTGCTCGACCTGCCGCACGCTGTGCCGCTCAGGAATGGCGACGGCCTCGTGCTGGAGGACGGGCGAATCATCCTAGTCAGCGCCCAGCCTGAGCCGCTCGCCGAGATCGGCGCAGCCGACGGCAACGCGCTGGCACGGGTCGCCTGGCACCTCGGAAACCGTCACCTGCCCACGCAGCTTCTGCCAGGCAAGCTCCGC includes:
- a CDS encoding urease accessory protein UreE, with amino-acid sequence MLRATRIIPRGEWIHSVLNTDTVRLDYDQRHRRRMAMKGQRGFEFLLDLPHAVPLRNGDGLVLEDGRIILVSAQPEPLAEIGAADGNALARVAWHLGNRHLPTQLLPGKLR